GCACACTTTCTAGCAATATATGTCCATTAAATAAGAGAGAAATAGTAAGAAGTTCAACCTCCCTATCCATCCCCACCATGACCTTTGAAATTTCTGACTTTACTCTATTAATGTGCTCCATATGTGTCCACCTGCTACCTTTATAATGTTTGAATAATCATTCACTTTTTCTGTAAAAAAATATACAGGTTCCTTTTACTATAGTCTATTCTTTTAATTTTGGAAATATTTATATTCTTTAACCTTACCCGTCATCAGGCATTTTTAGAGCAATAAAAAGAGGCTGCGTGCCGCAGCCTAGAGTTCAAAATGATAGTATTTTGTTAAGCGTATTTTATGCCGGCAAGTTTGATATTATTGATATCACTGGACCCACAAGGTGTTACTGCATAAGTCATTTCACATTTTGGGCAGTTCATAACAACTGTTTCTAACGTAAACGTTTCTCCACACTCACAGTGAATCTCATGCGCAACGGTTGGTGCAAGTTTATCTTTCCCTTTACTTTTTACATGATCAACGATGTCTTTTCCATCTCTAATATGTGAGGAACAACCACAGCTCATTCTTAACCCTCCAAGGATGTATAATTGATGTATAATTGTATTACCTAGTAGATTAAGAATAGCATAGAAATATCGACTTCAATCACTCTAAAATCAAACAGATTATGACTTTTATCAATCAAAGAAAAAAAGAAGACTTCTAAACTAGATGTCTTCCTTTGAAATATTTTTTAGTTTAATGTACTCGAATCATTTCAAAAATATCTTCATCATGGTGAACTCTTGTATGCTTGGATTCAATCCGTTCAAATTCTTCAATTTCTACATTATACATTGACTCGCCAAACCACCAGTTTTTGAATTCAAGAAAAAGGTCTGTCAGCATCTTGATTCCTCCAGTTACGGTTATTGGATTTCTTTATATTCCTATTATACATGTGAACCGCTTCACAATAAAGCGCTTACACAAAAGGCGGAATAGGAAAATAATAGTGAATAATTAGAAAATAGTGGGAGTCTTAGATTTATATAGATTTCCATTCATATAGAATATCTGCTAAATTTTCTTCATTTTCATGCCCTTTGCCAATCATTTTAAATCCATGTTTTTCATAGAATCGTTGTGCACTTTTGTTCACTTCAAACGTATATAGTGTTAATCTACCAATGGAATTGCGTTTAGCTATATCTAGCAATGTTTGGCCTAATCCAATTCCTTGGAAATCATTATGAATATATAGTTGACTTATTTCAGTAAGATTATAGGCAATCATTCCAACTACTTTATGTTCTAATAAGGCTAAATCAATTTGAAAGTTTTTAGCCAATATATGCTTTAAAAAGTTTAGTTGATTTTCAAAACTGTGAATTTCCTTCTGACCAATAGCCTTTTCTTTACTCTCTCTCCACATTTGCACTGTTTGCTCTGCATACTTCGGGTCAAACTGAGTAATGTTGATTTTGTGTTTCTGCATAATCTATCCCCTTAATTTTGGTGGGAACGGGTAACGTTCCCCCTTTATTATTTTCTATCTACTGCCGCCACTGCCTCAATTTCTACTAATTGATTTCTGTATCCCAACACAGTAACTCCTGATAATGTACTTGGAACATCATGAATACCAAACTCTTTTCTTATCGTTTCCCAAGCGGTCACCAAATCTGTTTGATTTTGAGTAGCAACGAGGACTCTTGTATAGACGACGTCTTCCAATGAAGCCCCGCCTTCATTTAATGCTTCTTTCAAATTCTCAATACAAAGTTTTGCTTGTGTCTCATAATCACTTGAATCAGGTACGATTCCCTCTTTTGTAAGCGGGCAGGCCCCAGCTAGAAATAGAACGTCCATACCTGCTGGAATACGACTTGCGTATGCATAGTCGACTTGGGCTAAATTGGTAGAATGAATGAGTGATATTTTTTTGGTCATTTTTGGCTTCCTCCTAATAATTCCTATTTCTATCGTGTACTTGTATCAAAGATATCAAAAATCATATTCAAAATAAAAACAATTTTACTTTTTCTATTAAAAATCCACTGATGACTAGAAGCTTGTCCGAATATATTAATATCGAGTAACATGATCCTCTTTGAAAGGGGATGATTCGGATGGCTCAAACACAAACAAATTTCACTCAATTGGCTCTAGTTTTCTTGATTTTCTTCATCCTATTCATTCTTTTAACTATCTGAGTAGTATCTTGTGATTAACAAGTAGGAAAAGACCATCATTTTGATGGTCTTTGTTTAGTTAATAAATCTGTAAATATGGCTTGTCCATGTTTGTGTGAATAAAAAGATAGGGGACTGAGTTTCAGTCCCCTATCCGTATACGTTCTATGTACCTCTAGATGCTATCCTTCAATTATTTAGTAGAATCTGTGTTAGTGTTTGCATTCTCTAATAACGGCAGCATTTGTTGTAGCATATTTGGCAGCGATTGTATTTGTTGAGATTGATTGGTATTCATCAAGCTATTAATAACGGTTAGAATTCCGATAATTTTGGTAAGATCCAGATTTCCAAGAAAACTGGATAGTGTGGAAGAAGAATTTTGTGGTGTGGAATTTTCCGCTTTTTCTAAATTTCTGTTCAATCTCCTTATCTCACTGTACAATTTATTCATTGATATTTCTGTATCTGCATTTTGTCTCGCTACGCCTCTTTCTTCCCTTGCTTGCCCATCTTTTGTCTTGTTCTCCTTACTCTTTTTCTTATCTTTACTCTTTTTGGCGTCTTTTCCCAATATGTCCACTCCTTTTTTTACAAAATGATGAATGAAGGTTTGTCCAAATTATAGTATGTTGGGAAATAGAGAGGTGTATAGACAAAGGTGTAATTACTTTATAAAAATGGGTAGGTCCAGTTAAACCAGAAACTTCATTAATTAAATGGATAATGTAGTGAAAGTCCTCCAACTGGAATATCTATTTATCTAGGTGTTTTAATTTTCAGAGATATTTTTTTAAAAGATAATATTTTCATTGGAGGTCATTTATGAAAGCAATTGTGTATAAAAAATATGGTCCGCCTGATGTTCTTGAAGTAACAGAGGTAGAAAAACCTATTCCTAATGACAATCAAGTATTGGTCAAAGTTCATGCTTCATCAGTGAATTTTGGAAACTTGGTTCTTTTAAAGGGAGAACCATTCTTGGCCCGTTTTGCTTTTGGTCTTCTAAAACCAAAATACTCTATTCCTGGTGGTGATATGGCTGGTACGGTAGAAGCAGTTGGCAAAGATGTTATTCAGCTCCAACCTGGGGATGAAGTGTTTGGAGATTTGTCCAGCAGTGGATGGGGTGCATTTGCTGAATATGTGGCAGTTCCTGAAAATGCATTAGCCTTAAAACCAGCCAATTTGTCCTTTGAAGAAGCAGCGGCTGCTCCGATGGCAGGAGTCACTGCCTTACAGGGTCTGCGGGATAAAGGCAAGATTCAACAAGGACAGAAGGTTTTGATTAATGGAGCCTCTGGCGGTGTCGGAACTTTTGCCGTACAGATTGCCAAAGCATTGGGGGCAGAGGTTACAGGTGTCTGCAGTACAAGAAATGTAGATATTTTACAATCGCTTGGCGCAGATCAAGTCATTGACTATACGAGGGAAAAGTTTACCGAAAATAAGAATACCTATGACCTAATTCTTGGTGTTAACGGGCACCAACCACTTTCGGAATATAAGCGTTCCCTAAAACCTAATGGTATATTTGTTCACGTGGGAGGTTCCGGGTCTCAAATGTTTCAGGCTTTGACAGTGGGAGCTTGGATCTCTAAGACCTCGAGTAAAAAAATGGGGACCTTTTTACAGAGAGCTAATCAAAAGGATCTAGTAATTATGAAAGAACTGATGGAATCCGGTAAAGTAAAGCCTATTATTGATAGACAGTATTCGTTAAGCGAGGTTCCCGAAGCATTCAGATATTTTGAACAAGGGCATGCACAAGGAAAAGTAGTCATTACGGTGGAATAATAAATTTCAAATGAGGAATATCCCCCAAAGCAGTTGGCTCTGGGGGTTTTATCATGAATTGAGAACTTTTTCTAATTGTTTAATCACCCATTTGATAATTTCGGCACTTACTTCGTCGGGTTTATCCCATTGAACCATGTGGCTAGTATCCTTTATTTTAATAATAGTAGCGTCTTTAATTTCTTTCTTTAATTGGGATATTCCTTTTTCCCTTGCTGCATGTAACTCTTTTGGCTCTGTCGCATGTACCAGTAATAATGGTGACTTAATAAAAGGATATGTAGTCGTAAACGGTTCTTCAAAGAAAGCCTTAATAATGGATAAAACAGTAAATTTCGAGGCGATTAGTTCATACTTTTCCTTCTTCGTGAATATGGAAGTCAATGACTCTTCAATAGCAGCATTCCACCGCTTTGTATATGTACTGTACTCATCAAGAATTTCTTCCCAATTCCCATACTTGGCATTATCGATATAAGTGTTCCATCCTTCGTATGCTTTTGAAAAATTCATTTCCTCTTGGAATTCTGGAAAAGTAAAACCACCATCAAGTAAAATAACTCCCTTAATTTTTTCAGGATACTGTTTAGCATAATGTAAGGCTACATCAGCTCCCCATGAATGTCCTAAAATATAAAATGGTTTGTCTAATATGGAATTAAATAAGTTTTCATACCAAGAGGCCAAATTTGAAAATAAATAATCTTTTTCATTCCTAAAAGATGCGGTTTTTCCATGCCCTGGTTGATCAATTAATAAGAGATGAAAATGTTTAGATAATTTTTTACTAAGTTCTGAGAAACTATAATAAGCAGTGCCAGCCAACCCGTGCAGACAGACAATCGTTGGATTTTTACAATCTCCATCAACAAAATAACTTATCTTACCCCCATTTAACTCTAAAATGATATTTTCCATTACAAACTCTCCTTGTTTTTACTTCTTAGCCCTCTATATCTATTTCTTGGATTTTTAAAGACTATTTCAAATCTATTAAGAATATAAAAAGGTTAATACAGTATCACGAAAAAGATCAGGTTCTTCTAGGTCTGGAAAATGAGCACTTTCATTAAAGAGTACTAGTTCACTATTTTTTAATTCACTATGTATAAGCTTAGAAATGGGTACACCTGTATTTCGGTCAAAAATACCTGTAATAATTAAAGTCTGATGGTTAATGTGGTGTAACCGATCAAGTAACGGGGTTTCCCTAGGATGATTCATTATTACTTTTGCCATTAATCCTTTATTGGTCAGCTTGCTTTCTTCCCAAAGCCTTC
This Neobacillus sp. YX16 DNA region includes the following protein-coding sequences:
- a CDS encoding GNAT family N-acetyltransferase, whose amino-acid sequence is MQKHKINITQFDPKYAEQTVQMWRESKEKAIGQKEIHSFENQLNFLKHILAKNFQIDLALLEHKVVGMIAYNLTEISQLYIHNDFQGIGLGQTLLDIAKRNSIGRLTLYTFEVNKSAQRFYEKHGFKMIGKGHENEENLADILYEWKSI
- a CDS encoding alpha/beta hydrolase, whose protein sequence is MENIILELNGGKISYFVDGDCKNPTIVCLHGLAGTAYYSFSELSKKLSKHFHLLLIDQPGHGKTASFRNEKDYLFSNLASWYENLFNSILDKPFYILGHSWGADVALHYAKQYPEKIKGVILLDGGFTFPEFQEEMNFSKAYEGWNTYIDNAKYGNWEEILDEYSTYTKRWNAAIEESLTSIFTKKEKYELIASKFTVLSIIKAFFEEPFTTTYPFIKSPLLLVHATEPKELHAAREKGISQLKKEIKDATIIKIKDTSHMVQWDKPDEVSAEIIKWVIKQLEKVLNS
- a CDS encoding NAD(P)-dependent alcohol dehydrogenase, which produces MKAIVYKKYGPPDVLEVTEVEKPIPNDNQVLVKVHASSVNFGNLVLLKGEPFLARFAFGLLKPKYSIPGGDMAGTVEAVGKDVIQLQPGDEVFGDLSSSGWGAFAEYVAVPENALALKPANLSFEEAAAAPMAGVTALQGLRDKGKIQQGQKVLINGASGGVGTFAVQIAKALGAEVTGVCSTRNVDILQSLGADQVIDYTREKFTENKNTYDLILGVNGHQPLSEYKRSLKPNGIFVHVGGSGSQMFQALTVGAWISKTSSKKMGTFLQRANQKDLVIMKELMESGKVKPIIDRQYSLSEVPEAFRYFEQGHAQGKVVITVE
- a CDS encoding RidA family protein; protein product: MTKKISLIHSTNLAQVDYAYASRIPAGMDVLFLAGACPLTKEGIVPDSSDYETQAKLCIENLKEALNEGGASLEDVVYTRVLVATQNQTDLVTAWETIRKEFGIHDVPSTLSGVTVLGYRNQLVEIEAVAAVDRK